GATCGTCACCCCAGGGATAAACGGCCTGGACCAATCCGCCGCGCGCGGCATATTCCCATTCGGCCTCGGTCGGCAGGCGCTTGCCGGCCCAGCGGCAGTACTCGGCGGCGTCGTTCCAGGACACCTGCACGACCGGATGGTCGGGACGCTTGCGCACGTTCGATCCGGGGCCTTCGGGATGGCGCCAGCTGGCGCCATTGATCGCCAGCCACCAGGGGACCTCGTTGACCCGTTGCGGATTGCCGCGCAGCAATCTGCCCGGAACCAACAGTTGGAAGACGAATGACCAACCGAAGCGCTCCGACTCAGTCTTGTATCCGGTCGCGCGAACGAACCGACCGAACTCGCGGTTGGTCACCGGCGTCAAATCGATGAAAAACGGGTCGATCGCGACTTCTCTAATCGGACCTTCCCCGTCGTCGGGGAATCCGTCGCTGCTCTCGGTGCCCATCAGGAAAGTTCCGCCGTCCAGCAACACCATGCCCTCGGGCGCCATTACACCGGTCTCCCGGACGGCTGGTCGGGGTTCAACTTCCGGAACACCGGACCGGGGCGGTGGGCAGCAGTCCGGCGTCAAGCTAGGCCGCCGATCACGCGAGAAACTCGGCGACGCGGTCGAGTCCACGGGC
The Chloroflexota bacterium genome window above contains:
- a CDS encoding formylglycine-generating enzyme family protein produces the protein MQPCVSALPPTWRPLPVDSTASPSFSRDRRPSLTPDCCPPPRSGVPEVEPRPAVRETGVMAPEGMVLLDGGTFLMGTESSDGFPDDGEGPIREVAIDPFFIDLTPVTNREFGRFVRATGYKTESERFGWSFVFQLLVPGRLLRGNPQRVNEVPWWLAINGASWRHPEGPGSNVRKRPDHPVVQVSWNDAAEYCRWAGKRLPTEAEWEYAARGGLVQAVYPWGDDLTPAGKHMANIWQGKFPDLNTRDDGYLGTCPVKSFEPNGYGMYGVAGNVWEWCQDWFSPNHHLSASPLNPRGPAEGSARVMRGGSYLCHDSYCNRYRVAARNRNTPDTGAGNLGFRCARDP